Proteins from a single region of Manis javanica isolate MJ-LG chromosome 5, MJ_LKY, whole genome shotgun sequence:
- the SLC32A1 gene encoding vesicular inhibitory amino acid transporter isoform X2, which yields MATLLRSKLSNVATSVSNKSQAKVSGMFARMGFQAATDEEAVGFAHCDDLDFEHRQGLQMDILKTEGEPCGDEGAEPPVEGDIHYQRGGGAPLPPSGSKDQALGAGGEFGGQDKPKITAWEAGWNVTNAIQGMFVLGLPYAILHGGYLGLFLIIFAAVVCCYTGKILIACLYEENEDGEVVRVRDSYVAIANACCAPRFPTLGGRVVNVAQIIELVMTCILYVVVSGNLMYNSFPGLPVSQKSWSIIATAVLLPCAFLKNLKAVSKFSLLCTLAHFVINILVIAYCLSRARDWAWEKVKFYIDVKKFPISIGIIVFSYTSQIFLPSLEGNMQQPSEFHCMMNWTHIAACVLKGLFALVAYLTWADETKEVITDNLPGSIRAVVNIFLVAKALLSYPLPFFAAVEVLEKSLFQEGSRAFFPACYGGDGRLKSWGLTLRCALVVFTLLMAIYVPHFALLMGLTGSLTGAGLCFLLPSLFHLRLLWRKLLWHQVFFDVAIFVIGGICSVSGFVHSLEGLIEAYRTNAED from the exons ATGGCCACCCTCCTTCGCAGCAAGCTGTCCAACGTGGCCACCTCCGTGTCCAACAAGTCCCAGGCTAAGGTGAGCGGCATGTTCGCCAGGATGGGTTTTCAGGCGGCCACCGACGAAGAGGCGGTGGGCTTCGCGCACTGCGACGACCTCGACTTTGAGCACCGTCAGGGCCTGCAGATGGACATCCTGAAAACCGAGGGCGAGCCTTGCGGGGACGAAGGCGCTGAACCGCCCGTCGAGGGAGACATCCATTACCAACGCGGTGGCGGGGCGCCCCTGCCGCCCTCGGGCTCCAAGGATCAGGCCTTGGGAGCTGGTGGAGAGTTTGGGGGCCAAGACAAGCCCAAGATCACAGCGTGGGAGGCGGGCTGGAACGTGACAAACGCTATCCAG GGCATGTTCGTGCTGGGCCTGCCCTACGCCATCCTGCACGGCGGCTACCTGGGTTTGTTCCTCATCATTTTCGCCGCCGTGGTGTGCTGCTACACCGGGAAGATCCTCATTGCGTGCCTGTACGAGGAGAACGAGGACGGCGAGGTGGTGCGCGTGCGGGACTCGTATGTGGCCATAGCCAACGCGTGCTGCGCTCCGCGCTTCCCCACGCTGGGTGGCCGCGTGGTGAACGTAGCGCAGATCATAGAGCTGGTGATGACTTGCATCCTGTACGTGGTGGTAAGCGGCAACCTCATGTACAACAGCTTCCCAGGGCTGCCCGTGTCGCAGAAGTCCTGGTCCATCATCGCCACTGCAGTGCTGCTGCCCTGCGCCTTCCTTAAGAACCTCAAGGCCGTATCCAAGTTCAGCCTGCTGTGCACTTTGGCCCACTTCGTCATCAACATCCTGGTTATCGCCTACTGCCTATCACGGGCGCGCGACTGGGCCTGGGAGAAGGTCAAGTTCTATATCGACGTCAAGAAGTTTCCCATCTCCATTGGCATCATCGTGTTCAGTTACACGTCGCAGATCTTCCTGCCTTCGCTGGAGGGCAACATGCAGCAGCCTAGCGAGTTCCACTGCATGATGAACTGGACGCACATCGCCGCCTGCGTGCTCAAAGGCCTCTTCGCGCTTGTTGCCTACCTCACGTGGGCCGACGAGACCAAAGAGGTCATCACCGACAACCTGCCCGGCTCCATCCGCGCCGTAGTCAACATCTTCCTGGTGGCCAAAGCACTGTTATCCTATCCACTACCCTTCTTCGCTGCTGTCGAGGTGCTGGAGAAGTCACTCTTCCAGGAAGGCAGCCGTGCCTTCTTCCCTGCCTGCTACGGCGGCGACGGGCGCCTCAAATCGTGGGGTCTGACGCTGCGCTGCGCGCTGGTAGTCTTCACGCTGCTCATGGCCATCTATGTGCCGCACTTCGCGCTGCTTATGGGCCTCACCGGTAGCCTCACCGGCGctggcctctgcttcctgctgcctAGCCTCTTCCACCTGCGCCTGCTCTGGCGCAAGCTGCTATGGCATCAAGTCTTCTTCGACGTCGCTATCTTCGTCATCGGGGGCATCTGCAGCGTGTCCGGCTTCGTGCACTCGCTCGAGGGCCTAATTGAGGCCTACCGAACCAACGCGGAGGACTAG
- the SLC32A1 gene encoding vesicular inhibitory amino acid transporter isoform X1, whose amino-acid sequence MATLLRSKLSNVATSVSNKSQAKVSGMFARMGFQAATDEEAVGFAHCDDLDFEHRQGLQMDILKTEGEPCGDEGAEPPVEGDIHYQRGGGAPLPPSGSKDQALGAGGEFGGQDKPKITAWEAGWNVTNAIQPCRGIYAPRPSLPPGSAPFLAVRAAGRLGGGSVRAALPETPQRRRRTPPGAGLSLAQRPRELAKAGKPRLARRRGSRPSMSRDPAGWHPQRPRTAQSLGMFVLGLPYAILHGGYLGLFLIIFAAVVCCYTGKILIACLYEENEDGEVVRVRDSYVAIANACCAPRFPTLGGRVVNVAQIIELVMTCILYVVVSGNLMYNSFPGLPVSQKSWSIIATAVLLPCAFLKNLKAVSKFSLLCTLAHFVINILVIAYCLSRARDWAWEKVKFYIDVKKFPISIGIIVFSYTSQIFLPSLEGNMQQPSEFHCMMNWTHIAACVLKGLFALVAYLTWADETKEVITDNLPGSIRAVVNIFLVAKALLSYPLPFFAAVEVLEKSLFQEGSRAFFPACYGGDGRLKSWGLTLRCALVVFTLLMAIYVPHFALLMGLTGSLTGAGLCFLLPSLFHLRLLWRKLLWHQVFFDVAIFVIGGICSVSGFVHSLEGLIEAYRTNAED is encoded by the exons ATGGCCACCCTCCTTCGCAGCAAGCTGTCCAACGTGGCCACCTCCGTGTCCAACAAGTCCCAGGCTAAGGTGAGCGGCATGTTCGCCAGGATGGGTTTTCAGGCGGCCACCGACGAAGAGGCGGTGGGCTTCGCGCACTGCGACGACCTCGACTTTGAGCACCGTCAGGGCCTGCAGATGGACATCCTGAAAACCGAGGGCGAGCCTTGCGGGGACGAAGGCGCTGAACCGCCCGTCGAGGGAGACATCCATTACCAACGCGGTGGCGGGGCGCCCCTGCCGCCCTCGGGCTCCAAGGATCAGGCCTTGGGAGCTGGTGGAGAGTTTGGGGGCCAAGACAAGCCCAAGATCACAGCGTGGGAGGCGGGCTGGAACGTGACAAACGCTATCCAG CCCTGCAGGGGGATCTACGCTCCCAGGCCGTCTCTCCCGCCCGGATCTGCACCCTTTCTCGCGGTCCGAGCCGCAGGGCGGCTAGGCGGAGGCTCGGTCAGAGCCGCTCTCCCTGAGACCCCGCAAAG gCGGCGCCGGACTCCGCCCGGAGCAGGTTTGTCGTTGGCACAACGACCCCGGGAGCTGGCGAAGGCAGGAAAGCCGCGACTCGCCAGGCGGAGGGGGTCTCGGCCCTCGATGTCCCGGGACCCTGCGGGTTGGCACCCTCAGCGTCCTCGGACCGCACAGTCGTTG GGCATGTTCGTGCTGGGCCTGCCCTACGCCATCCTGCACGGCGGCTACCTGGGTTTGTTCCTCATCATTTTCGCCGCCGTGGTGTGCTGCTACACCGGGAAGATCCTCATTGCGTGCCTGTACGAGGAGAACGAGGACGGCGAGGTGGTGCGCGTGCGGGACTCGTATGTGGCCATAGCCAACGCGTGCTGCGCTCCGCGCTTCCCCACGCTGGGTGGCCGCGTGGTGAACGTAGCGCAGATCATAGAGCTGGTGATGACTTGCATCCTGTACGTGGTGGTAAGCGGCAACCTCATGTACAACAGCTTCCCAGGGCTGCCCGTGTCGCAGAAGTCCTGGTCCATCATCGCCACTGCAGTGCTGCTGCCCTGCGCCTTCCTTAAGAACCTCAAGGCCGTATCCAAGTTCAGCCTGCTGTGCACTTTGGCCCACTTCGTCATCAACATCCTGGTTATCGCCTACTGCCTATCACGGGCGCGCGACTGGGCCTGGGAGAAGGTCAAGTTCTATATCGACGTCAAGAAGTTTCCCATCTCCATTGGCATCATCGTGTTCAGTTACACGTCGCAGATCTTCCTGCCTTCGCTGGAGGGCAACATGCAGCAGCCTAGCGAGTTCCACTGCATGATGAACTGGACGCACATCGCCGCCTGCGTGCTCAAAGGCCTCTTCGCGCTTGTTGCCTACCTCACGTGGGCCGACGAGACCAAAGAGGTCATCACCGACAACCTGCCCGGCTCCATCCGCGCCGTAGTCAACATCTTCCTGGTGGCCAAAGCACTGTTATCCTATCCACTACCCTTCTTCGCTGCTGTCGAGGTGCTGGAGAAGTCACTCTTCCAGGAAGGCAGCCGTGCCTTCTTCCCTGCCTGCTACGGCGGCGACGGGCGCCTCAAATCGTGGGGTCTGACGCTGCGCTGCGCGCTGGTAGTCTTCACGCTGCTCATGGCCATCTATGTGCCGCACTTCGCGCTGCTTATGGGCCTCACCGGTAGCCTCACCGGCGctggcctctgcttcctgctgcctAGCCTCTTCCACCTGCGCCTGCTCTGGCGCAAGCTGCTATGGCATCAAGTCTTCTTCGACGTCGCTATCTTCGTCATCGGGGGCATCTGCAGCGTGTCCGGCTTCGTGCACTCGCTCGAGGGCCTAATTGAGGCCTACCGAACCAACGCGGAGGACTAG